A portion of the Blautia hansenii DSM 20583 genome contains these proteins:
- a CDS encoding helix-turn-helix domain-containing protein, producing MTVGEKIRKFRIDQGYTQKELAIMSGLSESAIRNYELGNRFPSSEQLEKIANSLKISPYAMSDPNFDTYVSVMHALFALEDQYGLHAYRDESGVPQLMFKDKGHDSLNMLDNIGAWADMYQKFRNEEITEKDYLDWKSQFPAK from the coding sequence ATGACAGTAGGTGAGAAAATAAGAAAATTCCGGATCGATCAAGGATATACACAGAAAGAATTGGCAATCATGTCCGGCTTGAGCGAATCGGCAATTAGAAATTATGAACTTGGGAATCGTTTTCCATCATCAGAACAATTGGAAAAAATAGCAAACTCATTAAAGATCAGTCCATACGCCATGTCTGATCCAAACTTTGATACTTATGTTAGTGTCATGCACGCATTATTTGCTTTAGAGGATCAATATGGTCTGCACGCCTACCGGGATGAATCCGGCGTACCACAACTCATGTTTAAAGACAAAGGACATGATTCTTTAAATATGCTGGATAATATTGGAGCATGGGCTGATATGTACCAGAAATTCAGAAATGAAGAGATTACAGAAAAAGATTATTTAGACTGGAAAAGTCAATTCCCAGCTAAATAA
- a CDS encoding site-specific integrase, with amino-acid sequence MTVIKNQKSNTYEVRTYYKDWTGVRKQKTKRGFKRKCDAQEWERAFKLKENLSLDMYFEDFVDLYLNDIKSRIKYNTWLTKKHIVEKKILPYFSKKKLQEIKPSDIRQWQNTMMNYRNKQGEGYSQVYLKTIHNQLSAILNHAVNFYDLKSNAARKAGSMGKERTKEMLFWTKEEYMKFIEAVADKPISFYAFEILYWCGVRMGELLALTPADFDFQACTIRINKSYQRLEGKDIITDPKTVKSNRMITMPEFLSEELEAYIGMLYGLNENDRIFQISKSYLHHEMDRGVKLSGVKRIRIHDLRHSHVSLLINMGYSAVAIGERVGHESVEITYRYAHLFPTIQTEMAENLNQEREEYLDE; translated from the coding sequence TTGACAGTAATCAAAAACCAAAAGTCAAATACTTACGAGGTAAGAACCTATTATAAGGACTGGACTGGCGTAAGAAAGCAGAAGACGAAAAGGGGATTTAAACGCAAATGTGATGCCCAGGAATGGGAAAGAGCGTTTAAATTAAAGGAGAATTTGAGTCTGGATATGTATTTTGAAGATTTTGTAGATCTTTATCTGAATGATATCAAATCCAGAATCAAATATAATACCTGGCTGACGAAAAAGCATATTGTAGAAAAAAAGATTCTCCCATATTTTTCGAAAAAGAAGTTGCAGGAAATAAAACCTTCCGATATTCGACAGTGGCAGAACACCATGATGAACTATCGAAATAAACAAGGAGAAGGCTATTCACAGGTCTATCTAAAGACCATCCATAATCAGCTGAGTGCAATTTTGAATCATGCAGTTAATTTCTATGATTTGAAAAGCAATGCTGCACGCAAGGCAGGATCTATGGGAAAAGAAAGAACAAAAGAGATGCTTTTCTGGACAAAAGAAGAGTATATGAAGTTCATTGAAGCGGTGGCGGATAAGCCAATCTCCTTTTATGCATTTGAAATCTTATATTGGTGTGGAGTGCGTATGGGAGAGTTGTTAGCACTGACACCGGCAGATTTCGATTTTCAGGCTTGTACTATCCGGATCAATAAGTCTTATCAAAGATTAGAGGGGAAGGATATTATTACGGATCCTAAGACTGTGAAGAGTAATCGTATGATCACCATGCCGGAATTTTTAAGCGAAGAATTAGAAGCGTATATAGGAATGCTGTATGGTTTAAATGAAAATGACAGGATATTCCAAATTTCAAAAAGCTATCTTCATCATGAAATGGATCGTGGTGTGAAGTTGTCAGGAGTGAAGAGAATACGAATCCATGATTTACGACATTCTCACGTGTCATTGTTGATTAATATGGGATATTCTGCGGTGGCAATTGGAGAAAGGGTAGGGCATGAAAGTGTGGAAATCACATATCGATATGCGCATTTATTCCCGACAATCCAAACAGAAATGGCGGAAAATCTAAATCAGGAAAGAGAGGAATATCTGGATGAGTGA
- a CDS encoding plasmid mobilization protein — protein MSEKNRDNKNRWRNVTIAFRMSPEENKELDLRVKICGYQTRQEYIIESVLHQKVTAVGNPLMLVQFRKQLRGIEEELKRLTTLEDADEELFTPIRTMLEILNAFAEERNYERRKKEKAQK, from the coding sequence ATGAGTGAAAAAAATAGGGATAACAAGAATCGGTGGCGTAATGTGACCATAGCGTTTCGAATGTCTCCGGAAGAAAATAAAGAGCTAGATTTAAGAGTAAAGATTTGTGGATACCAGACGAGACAAGAATATATCATTGAAAGTGTTTTACATCAAAAAGTCACAGCAGTAGGAAATCCGTTGATGTTAGTACAGTTTAGAAAACAGCTTCGAGGGATTGAAGAGGAACTAAAAAGGTTAACTACATTAGAGGATGCCGATGAAGAGTTGTTTACACCTATTCGAACAATGTTGGAGATATTAAATGCATTTGCAGAAGAAAGAAACTATGAAAGAAGGAAAAAAGAAAAAGCCCAGAAATAA